A single region of the Methanotorris formicicus Mc-S-70 genome encodes:
- a CDS encoding protein-L-isoaspartate O-methyltransferase, translating to MIEKMKPIIETLIHEGYIKNKKVAEALLKVPRHEFVPEHLKEYAYVDTPLEIGFGQTISAIHMVAMMCDILDLEEGQKILEVGTGCGYHAAVTAELVGKDGLVVTVERFPELAKKAEETLRRLGYNNVVVICGDGTLGYEPLAPYDRIYATAAGPKVPRPLIEQLKDGGKLLMPVGRYIQHLILIEKKDGKIIEKDFGEVSFVPLVGEEGWDY from the coding sequence ATGATTGAAAAAATGAAACCTATTATTGAAACTCTTATACATGAGGGATATATCAAAAATAAAAAAGTTGCCGAAGCACTTTTAAAGGTTCCAAGGCATGAATTCGTCCCAGAACATTTAAAAGAATACGCTTATGTTGATACACCTCTTGAAATTGGTTTTGGGCAGACGATTTCAGCAATCCATATGGTTGCGATGATGTGTGATATTCTTGATTTGGAGGAGGGGCAGAAGATTCTTGAGGTTGGAACTGGATGTGGATATCATGCTGCTGTTACTGCGGAATTGGTTGGAAAAGACGGGTTGGTTGTTACGGTTGAAAGGTTTCCAGAACTTGCTAAAAAGGCAGAGGAAACTTTAAGAAGATTGGGATATAACAATGTAGTTGTAATATGTGGGGATGGAACATTGGGGTATGAGCCACTTGCCCCTTACGATAGAATTTATGCAACTGCCGCTGGTCCTAAAGTGCCAAGGCCTTTAATAGAACAACTTAAAGATGGAGGAAAATTACTAATGCCAGTTGGGAGGTACATCCAACATCTCATTTTAATTGAAAAGAAAGACGGAAAAATTATTGAAAAGGATTTTGGAGAGGTTTCATTTGTACCACTTGTTGGAGAAGAAGGGTGGGACTACTAA
- the pdxS gene encoding pyridoxal 5'-phosphate synthase lyase subunit PdxS: MKKVGTDLLKKGFAKMVKHGVVMDVTTVEQAQIAEDAGAVAVMALERVPADIRAQGGVARMSDPALILEIKDAVSIPVMAKVRIGHFVEAQVLEAIGVDMIDESEVLTPADEMHHIDKTKFKVPFVCGARNLGEALRRIEEGAAMIRTKGEAGTGNVVEAVRHMRAVNEGIARVVGCYEMGLDRELVYIARNELKVPVELVYEVAKLKRLPVVNFAAGGIATPADAALMMQLGADGVFVGSGIFKSENPEERARAIVEATYNYDKPDVIAEVSKNIGEPMRGIDVSKLSEEEMLQYRGD, translated from the coding sequence ATGAAAAAGGTAGGAACTGATTTGTTAAAGAAGGGATTTGCTAAGATGGTTAAGCATGGAGTAGTTATGGACGTTACAACTGTTGAACAGGCACAAATTGCAGAAGATGCTGGTGCAGTTGCAGTTATGGCTTTAGAAAGAGTTCCGGCAGATATAAGGGCTCAGGGTGGGGTCGCAAGAATGTCAGACCCTGCACTAATTTTAGAGATAAAAGATGCCGTCTCAATCCCTGTTATGGCAAAAGTAAGGATAGGACATTTTGTTGAGGCACAAGTATTAGAGGCGATTGGTGTAGATATGATTGATGAGAGTGAGGTTTTAACTCCTGCAGATGAGATGCATCATATAGATAAAACAAAATTCAAAGTTCCATTTGTTTGCGGTGCGAGAAATCTTGGAGAGGCATTAAGAAGAATAGAAGAAGGAGCAGCAATGATTAGAACAAAAGGAGAAGCAGGAACTGGAAACGTTGTTGAGGCAGTAAGGCACATGAGAGCAGTTAATGAAGGAATTGCAAGAGTTGTTGGTTGCTATGAGATGGGATTGGATAGGGAATTAGTTTATATAGCAAGAAATGAACTTAAAGTTCCTGTTGAGTTGGTTTATGAGGTTGCAAAATTGAAGAGATTGCCTGTTGTTAACTTTGCTGCTGGTGGAATTGCAACTCCTGCTGACGCTGCTTTAATGATGCAACTTGGTGCTGATGGTGTATTCGTTGGTTCAGGAATCTTCAAATCTGAGAATCCAGAAGAAAGAGCAAGAGCAATTGTTGAGGCAACATACAACTACGACAAGCCAGATGTTATAGCAGAGGTCAGCAAAAACATTGGAGAACCAATGAGAGGAATAGATGTTTCAAAATTAAGTGAAGAGGAGATGTTGCAGTACAGGGGAGATTAA
- a CDS encoding deoxyribonuclease IV → MLKFGTAGIPINAKSNYDAISFLRKVGLNALELEFVRGVNMKEDYAKKLKTHAREDIVLSAHAPYYINLNAKEEDKIEGSIRRIINTAKITNICGDNVVFHPGYYLKKNKEEVYKKIVSNIKRILDIMEENKIKSMLRPETTGRISQFGSIDEIIDLCHELNILPCVDFAHIYARSLGKVNDYNSFHNVLSKIEDKLGKDALKNMHIHISGIDFGKGGEKNHLPLKESKFNYKDVLKVLKDFDVEGVVICESPKLEYDALLMKKYYESLF, encoded by the coding sequence ATGTTAAAGTTTGGTACTGCAGGTATTCCAATAAATGCAAAGAGTAATTATGATGCCATATCCTTTTTAAGGAAAGTGGGTTTAAATGCCTTAGAGTTGGAGTTTGTTAGAGGAGTTAATATGAAGGAGGATTATGCGAAGAAGTTAAAAACCCATGCAAGGGAAGATATTGTATTGAGTGCTCATGCTCCATATTATATAAATTTAAATGCAAAGGAAGAGGATAAAATTGAGGGGAGTATAAGGAGAATTATTAATACTGCAAAAATAACAAATATTTGCGGGGATAATGTTGTTTTCCACCCTGGATATTATTTGAAGAAGAATAAGGAAGAGGTTTATAAAAAGATAGTTTCAAACATAAAAAGAATCCTTGATATCATGGAAGAGAACAAAATAAAATCCATGCTTAGACCAGAAACAACAGGGAGGATTTCCCAATTTGGGAGTATTGATGAGATAATAGATTTATGCCATGAACTCAATATTCTCCCATGTGTGGATTTTGCCCACATATATGCAAGGAGTTTGGGGAAGGTTAATGATTACAACTCGTTCCATAATGTATTATCAAAAATTGAGGATAAGTTGGGAAAAGATGCCTTAAAAAACATGCACATCCATATATCCGGAATAGATTTTGGAAAGGGGGGAGAAAAGAACCATCTCCCATTAAAAGAGTCCAAATTTAATTATAAAGATGTTTTAAAGGTACTGAAGGACTTTGATGTTGAGGGTGTAGTCATCTGTGAGAGTCCAAAGTTGGAGTATGATGCACTATTGATGAAGAAGTACTATGAAAGTTTGTTCTAA
- a CDS encoding Tfx family DNA-binding protein, whose protein sequence is MDLGNKRVIYAKSFLTETQIRVLELRRKGLTQEEIAKILGTSRANISMIEKRAKENIEKAKNTLRIYNQISAPLVIDIEKDIDALEIPEIIFKKADEEGIHIKYDTLGMLEFIKKNAKQFIEKRVVKEPFKIYVLENGELDIG, encoded by the coding sequence ATGGATTTGGGAAATAAGAGGGTAATTTATGCCAAATCTTTTTTAACAGAAACGCAAATAAGGGTTTTAGAGTTGAGAAGAAAGGGTTTGACCCAGGAAGAGATTGCAAAAATACTTGGAACAAGTAGGGCAAATATAAGCATGATTGAAAAGAGAGCAAAAGAAAACATTGAAAAGGCAAAAAATACATTAAGAATATACAATCAAATTTCCGCACCGCTGGTGATTGACATTGAAAAAGATATCGATGCCTTGGAAATTCCTGAAATTATTTTTAAAAAGGCAGATGAAGAGGGGATACATATAAAATATGATACCTTAGGTATGTTGGAGTTTATTAAAAAGAATGCAAAGCAATTCATTGAAAAGAGGGTTGTTAAAGAACCATTTAAAATATACGTCCTTGAAAACGGGGAATTAGATATAGGCTAA
- a CDS encoding PocR ligand-binding domain-containing protein produces MDLERIQKINILILKPISRLLKANVATFNKEGEVIEPFYFGNEVCRMIKSHKVGESICQDSHKMVLNSVKLKNNMVKKGIIEKRPPKITNFEDEQEDIIVDYCNAGLLKVLYPIKNDEGEIVGYTGICGCFKEGYEKYSLKKLSTISKILGFDEEEFLNLAKSEIKSLSEKDIKAILELVKNMIKHNIDLKELYTCLSKEELGEEDEECILKFIECFIHPMGEFIGSNLVIFDDRFNALFVMDYDGFSFIMEHVGSNKDKIKKLKEPLFLKQERIFIIPMYELYLIGTINENCKYTTEEIKEFVYVIYQYYKSIL; encoded by the coding sequence ATGGATTTAGAAAGGATTCAAAAAATCAACATCCTAATCCTAAAGCCAATAAGTAGGTTGTTAAAGGCAAATGTGGCTACGTTCAATAAGGAGGGAGAGGTTATAGAGCCGTTTTATTTTGGAAATGAAGTTTGTAGGATGATAAAAAGCCATAAAGTTGGAGAGAGTATCTGCCAAGATAGCCACAAAATGGTTTTAAATTCAGTAAAATTAAAAAATAACATGGTAAAAAAAGGCATCATTGAAAAGAGACCACCTAAAATTACAAATTTTGAGGATGAACAAGAAGATATTATTGTTGATTATTGTAATGCTGGACTTTTAAAGGTTCTATACCCTATAAAAAATGATGAAGGGGAGATTGTAGGGTATACTGGAATATGTGGATGCTTTAAAGAAGGATATGAAAAATATTCCCTAAAAAAATTATCAACAATTTCTAAAATTCTTGGATTTGATGAGGAAGAGTTCCTAAATCTTGCGAAGAGTGAAATAAAGAGTTTAAGTGAAAAAGACATAAAAGCGATTTTAGAACTCGTCAAGAATATGATAAAGCATAACATTGATTTAAAAGAACTCTACACATGTTTGTCAAAAGAAGAACTTGGCGAGGAAGATGAAGAATGCATTCTAAAATTTATAGAATGCTTTATTCATCCAATGGGGGAATTTATCGGCTCAAATTTAGTTATTTTTGATGATAGATTTAATGCACTTTTTGTTATGGATTATGATGGATTTTCTTTTATAATGGAGCACGTAGGTTCCAACAAAGATAAAATAAAAAAATTAAAAGAACCATTATTTTTAAAACAGGAACGTATATTTATAATACCAATGTACGAACTTTATTTAATAGGTACAATTAATGAAAATTGCAAATACACAACTGAAGAAATAAAAGAATTCGTATATGTTATCTACCAATACTACAAGTCAATATTATGA
- a CDS encoding helix-turn-helix domain-containing protein, with amino-acid sequence MNNLIVARMQKFTIEDLMRCILGLQEIEIRIYFELLEMKEATVLEIAEKIGKDRTTVQKALRSLMNCGLVEREKIIEKSGFKYIYRPVEFKEVKVKMEELLDEWYLSVKDWLKKY; translated from the coding sequence ATGAATAATCTTATAGTTGCAAGAATGCAGAAATTTACAATTGAAGATTTGATGAGGTGTATTTTGGGCTTGCAGGAGATTGAAATCAGAATTTATTTTGAACTTTTGGAAATGAAAGAAGCAACAGTCCTTGAAATTGCTGAAAAAATAGGGAAGGATAGAACAACAGTTCAAAAAGCATTGAGGAGTTTAATGAATTGTGGATTAGTTGAGAGGGAAAAAATAATAGAAAAGAGTGGATTTAAATACATTTACAGACCCGTTGAATTTAAAGAAGTGAAGGTAAAAATGGAAGAACTTTTAGATGAGTGGTATTTGAGCGTTAAGGATTGGTTAAAAAAGTATTGA
- a CDS encoding AIR synthase-related protein, which produces MDIEGYIRRSLRKNIPEDKIIEDGFRRVMEIKEVSEEWAKKFVKAVLEEVKTTEKYKEIEDETLKNLLDFPKSNVTMGKIGVGSRGEGDFFVHREIARIIKSTRVKAEISSEEQDDAGVVKGDAKFIVVAIDGTHSRLSEFPFLGGFHVARAALRDVYVMGAEAVALISDIHLADDGDVGKIFDYTAGICAVSEAIDVPLVAGSTLRVGGDMVLGDRMVSSVGAIGVIKEGRPTARKRAEVGDVILMTEGSGGGTITTTALYYGMFDVIYETLNVDFLIACKKLIESGLVNCINTMTDVTNGGLRGDAYEISKTANVSLVFDKEAVYKTINPKVLDMLNKLNIDPLGVSTDSLMIICPEEYVEEIKKATGAIEVGYVEEGNESYLVEDDKKIPLIPKFREAAYTPVKKVVGEKKPENFEEMKEKVRKACDEAIKKKDFVLKLLKKRSL; this is translated from the coding sequence ATGGATATTGAAGGATACATTAGGAGAAGTTTGAGGAAAAATATTCCAGAGGATAAGATTATAGAGGATGGATTTAGAAGAGTAATGGAAATAAAGGAAGTTAGCGAAGAGTGGGCAAAGAAATTCGTTAAGGCAGTTTTGGAGGAAGTCAAAACAACAGAAAAATATAAAGAAATTGAAGACGAAACATTAAAAAATCTCTTAGATTTTCCAAAATCCAATGTAACAATGGGAAAAATAGGGGTTGGAAGTAGAGGAGAAGGGGACTTTTTTGTGCATAGAGAAATAGCAAGGATAATTAAAAGCACAAGGGTAAAGGCAGAAATTAGTAGTGAAGAGCAAGATGATGCAGGGGTTGTTAAAGGTGATGCAAAATTCATTGTTGTTGCAATTGATGGAACCCATTCAAGGTTAAGTGAATTTCCATTTTTAGGAGGTTTTCACGTTGCAAGGGCAGCATTGAGGGACGTTTACGTTATGGGTGCAGAGGCGGTTGCATTGATAAGTGATATTCATTTGGCGGATGATGGGGATGTTGGGAAGATTTTTGATTATACTGCAGGTATTTGTGCCGTCTCTGAAGCGATAGATGTTCCACTGGTTGCAGGGAGTACTTTGAGGGTTGGGGGAGATATGGTTTTAGGAGATAGGATGGTGAGTTCTGTTGGTGCAATTGGCGTTATAAAGGAGGGAAGACCAACAGCACGAAAGAGGGCTGAGGTTGGGGATGTTATTTTAATGACAGAGGGGAGTGGAGGAGGAACTATAACCACAACCGCATTATATTATGGAATGTTTGATGTGATTTATGAAACTCTAAATGTGGATTTCTTGATAGCGTGCAAGAAGTTAATTGAAAGTGGTTTGGTAAATTGCATAAACACTATGACAGATGTGACCAATGGAGGTTTAAGGGGAGATGCATATGAGATTTCAAAAACCGCCAATGTTTCATTAGTTTTTGATAAGGAGGCAGTTTATAAAACAATAAATCCAAAGGTTTTAGATATGCTTAATAAGTTGAATATAGACCCGTTGGGAGTTTCAACAGATTCTTTAATGATTATCTGCCCTGAGGAGTACGTGGAAGAGATAAAAAAGGCTACTGGTGCTATTGAAGTCGGATACGTTGAAGAAGGAAATGAAAGTTATTTGGTTGAGGATGATAAAAAAATCCCACTAATCCCCAAGTTTAGAGAGGCAGCATATACACCAGTTAAAAAGGTTGTTGGAGAGAAAAAACCAGAGAACTTTGAGGAGATGAAGGAAAAGGTTAGAAAGGCATGTGATGAGGCAATTAAAAAGAAAGATTTTGTATTAAAGTTGTTAAAGAAGAGAAGTTTGTAA
- a CDS encoding nascent polypeptide-associated complex protein codes for MFPGGGKLSPRMLKQMQKMMKDFGMDAEDLDVIRVVFEFEDEEWVFESPKVQVMDILGVKTYSITGKPKKIKKEEKEIKDEEVKVEITEEDVELVANQCNVSKEEARKALEECNGDIAEAILKLSE; via the coding sequence ATGTTTCCAGGAGGAGGAAAATTAAGCCCAAGAATGTTAAAGCAAATGCAAAAGATGATGAAAGACTTTGGCATGGATGCTGAGGATTTAGATGTTATTAGAGTAGTATTTGAATTTGAAGATGAAGAATGGGTATTTGAAAGTCCAAAAGTTCAAGTAATGGATATTTTAGGAGTTAAAACATATAGCATAACTGGAAAACCTAAAAAAATAAAGAAAGAAGAGAAAGAGATAAAGGATGAAGAGGTTAAAGTAGAGATTACAGAAGAAGATGTTGAATTGGTTGCAAATCAATGCAATGTCTCAAAAGAAGAAGCGAGGAAGGCATTAGAAGAATGCAATGGGGATATTGCAGAAGCAATTCTTAAACTAAGTGAATAA
- a CDS encoding mRNA surveillance protein pelota yields MKIVQEIPERDIIKVMPENLDDLWYLSTIIERGDNIYAVTERRVQDKGDKLRADRGVKRRMFLGVRCEKVEFHEDTNRLRIFGTIIHAPDDVPLGSHHTIDVEPFTEVSIQKRWKKWHLERLKEAVESSQKPKIVAVVMDDSEADVYLIREFGVKEVASIKSDVSKKLDYKANEAVRADYYHEIAKTLLNYDTDKILVAGPGFGKNNFQKFVSEKYKDLAKKLVVENTCTTGRTGLNEILKSGIINKIYGEARLGKEAQYVNKLLEEIAKNGLASYGIDEVKKALNYSAIDVLLVTDEMLRKRHIEEIMNLTESAGGRVIIISTSHDAGKQLKALGGIGALLRFPIE; encoded by the coding sequence ATGAAGATAGTTCAGGAAATTCCTGAGAGGGACATAATAAAAGTAATGCCAGAAAACTTAGATGATTTATGGTACCTCTCTACAATAATAGAAAGAGGAGACAACATATATGCAGTAACTGAAAGAAGGGTTCAGGATAAAGGAGATAAGTTGAGGGCGGATAGGGGTGTTAAAAGAAGGATGTTTTTAGGTGTTAGATGTGAGAAGGTTGAATTTCATGAAGATACCAATAGATTGAGGATTTTTGGGACAATCATTCATGCTCCTGATGATGTGCCACTTGGTTCCCATCATACGATTGATGTTGAACCATTTACAGAGGTTTCTATTCAAAAAAGATGGAAAAAGTGGCATCTTGAAAGATTGAAGGAGGCAGTAGAATCATCCCAGAAACCAAAGATTGTTGCAGTTGTTATGGATGATTCTGAGGCAGATGTTTATTTAATAAGGGAATTTGGGGTTAAAGAAGTGGCAAGTATAAAATCAGATGTTTCAAAGAAATTGGATTACAAGGCAAATGAGGCTGTTAGAGCAGATTACTATCATGAAATTGCAAAAACACTTTTAAATTACGACACTGATAAAATTTTGGTTGCAGGTCCTGGTTTTGGAAAAAATAACTTCCAAAAATTTGTTTCAGAGAAATATAAAGATTTGGCAAAAAAACTTGTTGTTGAAAACACATGTACAACAGGAAGAACGGGATTAAATGAGATTTTAAAGAGCGGAATTATTAATAAAATTTATGGAGAAGCGAGATTAGGTAAGGAGGCACAGTATGTAAATAAACTTTTGGAAGAAATAGCAAAGAATGGTTTGGCATCTTATGGAATAGATGAAGTTAAAAAAGCATTAAACTACTCTGCAATAGATGTCCTTTTGGTTACTGATGAGATGTTGAGGAAGAGACATATTGAGGAGATTATGAACCTAACTGAGAGTGCTGGTGGGAGAGTTATAATTATTTCAACATCACACGATGCTGGAAAGCAGTTGAAGGCACTTGGTGGTATTGGTGCTTTGTTGAGATTCCCTATTGAATAA
- a CDS encoding UbiA family prenyltransferase, with translation MIGHYLELMRIKNCITASFGAFIGGLIASNFNFDYLFVLTLAFLVVFFICGFGNVINDIYDVEIDKLNKPHRPLPSNKISIKNAWRFAWLLLIFGLILSLFNVICFIIALINSVMLYLYAKKYKRNKIIGNFIVAYLTGSVFLFGGAAVNNMPIVVILFLCAMFATWCREIVKDFEDVEGDVKEGVISLPIKYGKKSLYIAAMFIVIAVVLSPLPYIMGIFGKVYLILIILCDLSFLYVIFKAIKKPSKEIMSKTSKYLKIIMNLVLMCFVLGALM, from the coding sequence ATGATAGGGCATTATTTGGAACTGATGAGAATAAAAAATTGCATAACCGCATCATTTGGAGCATTTATTGGTGGTTTAATAGCATCTAACTTTAATTTTGATTATTTATTTGTTTTAACCCTTGCATTTTTGGTAGTTTTCTTTATCTGCGGATTTGGGAATGTGATTAATGATATATATGATGTTGAGATAGATAAACTTAACAAACCACACCGCCCCCTACCTTCAAATAAAATCTCAATAAAAAATGCATGGAGATTTGCATGGTTATTGTTAATTTTTGGTTTAATCTTATCGCTTTTTAATGTTATATGCTTTATCATTGCTTTAATTAACTCAGTTATGCTCTACCTATATGCTAAAAAATATAAGAGAAATAAAATTATTGGTAATTTTATTGTTGCCTATTTAACCGGTTCTGTATTCCTTTTTGGTGGGGCAGCAGTTAATAATATGCCCATTGTGGTAATTTTGTTCTTATGCGCGATGTTTGCAACGTGGTGTAGAGAGATTGTAAAGGACTTTGAGGATGTTGAAGGGGATGTGAAGGAGGGAGTTATATCCCTCCCAATAAAATATGGAAAAAAATCCCTATACATTGCTGCTATGTTTATAGTTATTGCAGTTGTATTAAGTCCACTCCCTTACATAATGGGCATTTTTGGAAAGGTTTATTTGATTTTGATAATTTTATGTGATTTATCTTTTTTATATGTTATTTTTAAAGCGATAAAGAAACCTTCAAAAGAGATAATGTCAAAAACCTCAAAATATCTAAAAATCATCATGAATCTTGTTTTGATGTGTTTTGTTTTGGGGGCGTTGATGTAA
- the fsr gene encoding coenzyme F420-dependent sulfite reductase, with protein sequence MYEWKLNEIVDNGICARCGTCTVVCPNGILTFDEKPKLIEECLRKGNGMCFEVCPRISSGKYQIKIREKFKEEHYYGKGDVEGQDGGVVTTFLKYLLENGKIDGAIVVGEECWKPVSLVVQNAEDLLKTAKSKYTVSTLDALRKAGEMGLEKVAVVGLPCQINGLRKLQYFPYLSKHDGELGKNGKPVKLPKIEYLIGLFCMEKFDYDNMKEVLAKHGIDIEKVEKFDIKKGKLLVYINGDKKEIDLKEFEICSGCKMCRDFDASMADVSVGSVGSPDGYSTVIIRTEKGEEIKNAVELKEGVNLEAIEKLRKKKLKRFKKEVEKRKENNEYISFYWTSDYGGVGKRADGTYFIRIRAKPAGWYSIDEIKEILNLAEKYNAKIKLTNRGAYELHGISGFDAEDIVLELMEKGLITGSEGPLVRATLACPGKGNCGSGLIDTTELAKIIEDNFKERPAPYKFKIAISGCPNKCVRPQIHDIGIVGVRFPIVNENCNGCGRCAEVCKVEAIDIRGETSYTNYNVCIGCGKCIKACPNEARDVKEEGFMVYVGGKTGREVVEGVSMKLMSVDEIINFIDKVLVVYDKYAKKPQRERLAAVMKRVGQGKFLEEVEELMNK encoded by the coding sequence ATGTACGAGTGGAAGTTAAATGAAATCGTTGATAATGGAATATGTGCAAGATGTGGAACATGTACAGTAGTATGTCCTAATGGTATATTAACTTTTGATGAGAAACCAAAATTAATAGAAGAATGTTTAAGAAAGGGAAATGGGATGTGCTTTGAGGTTTGTCCAAGAATCTCATCAGGAAAATACCAAATAAAAATAAGAGAGAAGTTCAAAGAAGAACATTACTATGGAAAAGGGGATGTTGAAGGGCAGGATGGGGGTGTTGTAACAACATTTTTAAAATACTTATTAGAAAATGGAAAAATCGATGGGGCAATTGTTGTTGGAGAGGAGTGCTGGAAACCAGTTTCATTAGTTGTTCAAAATGCAGAGGATTTATTAAAAACTGCAAAATCAAAATACACAGTATCAACACTTGATGCATTAAGAAAGGCTGGAGAAATGGGATTAGAGAAGGTTGCAGTCGTTGGATTACCATGCCAAATTAATGGGTTGAGGAAGTTGCAATATTTCCCATACTTATCAAAACATGATGGAGAACTCGGTAAAAATGGAAAACCAGTTAAGTTGCCAAAAATTGAATACTTAATTGGTTTATTCTGTATGGAGAAGTTTGATTATGACAACATGAAGGAAGTTCTTGCAAAACATGGAATAGACATAGAGAAAGTTGAGAAATTCGACATCAAAAAAGGAAAATTACTTGTTTATATTAACGGAGATAAAAAAGAAATTGACTTAAAAGAGTTTGAAATATGTTCAGGATGTAAGATGTGTAGGGATTTTGATGCAAGTATGGCTGATGTTTCAGTTGGGAGTGTTGGAAGTCCAGATGGTTATTCGACGGTTATAATAAGAACTGAGAAAGGGGAAGAAATTAAGAATGCTGTGGAATTAAAAGAAGGGGTTAATTTAGAGGCAATTGAAAAACTAAGAAAGAAAAAGCTAAAGAGATTTAAGAAGGAAGTTGAAAAAAGAAAAGAAAATAATGAATATATCTCCTTCTACTGGACATCTGATTATGGAGGAGTTGGTAAGAGGGCAGATGGAACTTACTTCATAAGAATTAGGGCAAAGCCTGCTGGATGGTATAGTATAGATGAGATAAAAGAAATCCTAAATCTTGCTGAAAAATACAATGCAAAGATAAAATTAACAAATAGGGGGGCTTATGAACTTCATGGTATAAGTGGATTTGATGCTGAAGATATTGTTTTAGAACTTATGGAAAAAGGATTAATAACTGGTTCAGAAGGACCATTAGTTAGAGCAACATTGGCATGTCCTGGAAAAGGAAACTGCGGAAGTGGTTTGATAGACACAACAGAACTTGCAAAAATAATCGAAGACAACTTCAAAGAAAGACCTGCTCCATACAAATTCAAAATTGCAATTAGTGGATGTCCAAACAAATGTGTAAGACCACAAATCCATGACATTGGTATAGTTGGGGTTAGGTTTCCAATAGTTAATGAAAATTGTAACGGCTGTGGAAGATGTGCAGAGGTTTGTAAGGTTGAGGCAATTGATATAAGAGGAGAAACCTCTTACACAAACTACAACGTATGTATCGGATGTGGTAAGTGTATTAAAGCATGTCCAAATGAGGCAAGGGATGTTAAAGAAGAGGGTTTTATGGTTTATGTTGGAGGTAAGACAGGTAGGGAGGTTGTTGAAGGAGTTAGCATGAAGTTAATGAGTGTTGATGAGATAATCAACTTCATAGATAAGGTATTAGTTGTCTATGATAAATACGCTAAGAAACCACAAAGGGAGAGACTCGCTGCAGTTATGAAAAGGGTTGGTCAAGGTAAGTTTTTGGAAGAAGTTGAAGAATTAATGAATAAATAG
- a CDS encoding 2-amino-3,7-dideoxy-D-threo-hept-6-ulosonate synthase has product MDIFDNIKNIGKIIRLERIFNRTSAKTVIVPMDHGVSSGPIRGLINMKETINAVADGGANAVLLHKGIVRHGHRGYGKDVGLIIHLSAGTSLSPDPNKKVIVTSVEEAVRMGADAVSIHVNVGADTDDEMYQDLGRIAEICEYWGMPLIAMMYPRGKKIGNERDPEVVAHAARLGAELGADVIKTNYTGDPDTFKDIVKGCPAPIVIAGGPKTNTDVEFLRMVKDAIDAGAVGVAIGRNIFQHENVRGMTRAVSKVVHEGLEVEEALKELKK; this is encoded by the coding sequence ATGGACATATTTGACAACATCAAAAATATTGGGAAAATTATTAGATTGGAGAGAATATTCAACAGGACAAGTGCAAAAACTGTTATAGTTCCAATGGATCATGGAGTTTCATCAGGACCAATAAGGGGTCTAATCAACATGAAAGAAACAATAAACGCTGTTGCTGACGGAGGGGCTAATGCTGTTTTATTACATAAGGGGATTGTCAGACATGGGCATAGGGGATACGGAAAGGATGTAGGTTTAATCATCCACTTATCCGCTGGAACATCCCTCTCACCAGACCCAAATAAGAAAGTTATCGTTACCAGTGTTGAAGAAGCTGTAAGAATGGGTGCTGATGCAGTTTCAATTCACGTTAACGTTGGGGCAGATACTGACGATGAAATGTACCAAGATTTAGGTAGAATTGCAGAGATTTGTGAATACTGGGGTATGCCATTAATTGCTATGATGTACCCAAGAGGTAAAAAGATAGGGAATGAGAGAGACCCAGAGGTTGTGGCACATGCTGCAAGGTTGGGGGCTGAATTGGGAGCAGATGTCATAAAGACAAACTACACTGGAGATCCAGATACATTCAAAGATATTGTAAAGGGATGCCCTGCACCTATAGTTATAGCAGGAGGTCCTAAAACAAACACAGATGTGGAGTTCTTAAGGATGGTTAAAGATGCTATTGACGCTGGGGCAGTTGGAGTTGCAATTGGAAGAAACATATTCCAGCATGAAAACGTTAGAGGCATGACAAGGGCAGTATCAAAAGTAGTCCATGAGGGTCTTGAGGTTGAGGAGGCATTAAAAGAATTAAAAAAATAA